In a genomic window of Sulfuriferula nivalis:
- the hypB gene encoding hydrogenase nickel incorporation protein HypB — MCDSCGCNVTPGNQHLAYKPVQAGTSAVTVLKKLLAHNDDQAGHNRSHFDTRGILTINLMSSPGSGKTALLEATIDALKDEFRIAVIEGDLETENDAARIRARGVPAYQITTGSACHLDAHMVHDALHHLDLSQVDILFVENVGNLVCPASFDLGQHRNVTLLSVTEGDDKPAKYPVMFRAADVVVLSKIDLLAVLDDFVPARAEQCLRQLASTVPLLQLSARKGQGMAAWYDWLRSELVAQRARVLAGQTVKPYIQTDGLKLHGHAEVS, encoded by the coding sequence ATGTGTGATAGCTGTGGCTGCAATGTGACACCAGGTAACCAGCATCTGGCTTATAAGCCAGTGCAGGCGGGCACGAGTGCGGTGACTGTACTAAAAAAATTGCTGGCACATAATGATGATCAGGCTGGGCACAATCGCAGCCATTTTGACACCCGTGGCATACTCACCATCAATCTGATGTCTTCACCTGGTTCGGGCAAGACGGCTTTGCTGGAAGCGACCATCGATGCACTCAAGGATGAATTTCGAATTGCTGTTATCGAAGGTGATCTGGAAACCGAAAATGATGCGGCGCGCATCCGTGCTCGTGGTGTGCCCGCTTATCAAATCACTACGGGCAGTGCCTGCCATCTTGATGCACATATGGTGCATGATGCACTCCATCATCTGGATTTGTCTCAGGTGGATATTCTGTTTGTTGAAAACGTCGGCAATCTGGTGTGCCCGGCGAGTTTCGATCTGGGGCAGCATCGTAATGTCACTTTGCTTTCGGTGACCGAGGGCGATGATAAACCTGCTAAATACCCTGTTATGTTCCGTGCCGCTGATGTGGTGGTGCTGAGCAAGATAGATTTGTTAGCCGTGCTGGATGATTTTGTTCCAGCGCGTGCCGAGCAGTGTCTGCGTCAACTGGCGAGTACGGTGCCGCTGTTACAGCTTTCTGCACGCAAGGGGCAGGGTATGGCGGCTTGGTATGACTGGCTGCGTAGTGAGCTCGTTGCACAACGTGCTCGTGTATTGGCCGGACAAACGGTTAAGCCGTACATACAAACAGATGGTTTGAAACTCCATGGCCACGCTGAGGTGAGCTGA
- a CDS encoding hydrogenase maturation nickel metallochaperone HypA, translating into MHELAVCQALVTQVTEIAQQNFAQSVAVITLHIGALSGVEPALLVSAFPLAAAGTVAAEAQLIIESQPVRVHCQTCGADTEATPNRLLCGECGDYHTQLISGDEMLLANLELITN; encoded by the coding sequence GTGCATGAATTGGCAGTCTGTCAGGCGCTGGTGACTCAGGTGACTGAGATTGCCCAGCAAAATTTTGCGCAAAGTGTGGCTGTTATTACTTTGCATATTGGTGCATTGTCAGGTGTCGAGCCAGCGTTGCTGGTAAGCGCTTTCCCCCTGGCCGCAGCAGGGACGGTGGCGGCTGAAGCCCAGTTGATCATAGAGTCCCAGCCAGTCCGCGTGCACTGTCAGACTTGTGGTGCAGATACAGAAGCTACGCCTAATCGATTGTTGTGCGGCGAGTGTGGGGATTATCATACCCAACTGATCAGCGGTGATGAAATGCTGCTGGCGAATCTGGAATTGATTACAAATTAA
- a CDS encoding HypC/HybG/HupF family hydrogenase formation chaperone: protein MCLAIPMQITTIDGFLAQAAAKGVAREVNLFLLQDEMPAVGDYVMVHVGYAIQTMSEAEAQSAWELYDEMLAIESAMHRA, encoded by the coding sequence ATGTGTCTAGCCATACCCATGCAAATTACTACCATTGATGGTTTCCTCGCCCAGGCCGCTGCCAAGGGCGTTGCACGTGAAGTAAACCTGTTTCTGCTGCAGGATGAAATGCCTGCGGTAGGTGATTACGTCATGGTGCATGTCGGCTATGCCATACAGACCATGAGTGAGGCAGAAGCACAAAGCGCATGGGAGCTTTACGACGAAATGCTGGCAATAGAATCGGCTATGCATCGTGCATGA
- a CDS encoding HyaD/HybD family hydrogenase maturation endopeptidase, which translates to MVTLVLGIGNTLLCDEGVGVHAVRALAQDHSHLTDVEFMDGGTLSFSLAGDVEDASQLIIIDAAELDDAPGTVRAFVGEDMDKFLGVNRKRSVHEVGLLDLMAVALLAGHLPERRALIGIQPDIVDWGDAPTTAVALAIPQACDMTLALIAGWRT; encoded by the coding sequence ATGGTTACTCTAGTGCTCGGTATAGGCAACACCCTGCTCTGCGACGAAGGCGTGGGGGTTCATGCGGTACGTGCACTCGCACAAGATCATTCCCACCTGACTGACGTAGAATTTATGGACGGTGGCACACTCAGTTTTTCCCTTGCTGGCGATGTTGAAGATGCCAGCCAACTCATCATTATTGACGCTGCCGAGCTGGATGATGCACCAGGTACGGTACGTGCATTTGTTGGTGAGGATATGGACAAATTTCTCGGTGTCAACCGTAAACGCAGCGTGCATGAAGTTGGCTTGCTTGATCTGATGGCTGTCGCACTTCTGGCTGGCCACCTGCCCGAACGCCGCGCTCTGATCGGCATACAGCCTGACATAGTAGACTGGGGCGACGCACCCACCACAGCCGTTGCACTTGCGATACCGCAAGCCTGTGACATGACGTTAGCATTGATTGCAGGATGGCGCACATGA
- a CDS encoding hydrogenase expression/formation C-terminal domain-containing protein gives MSTLDQISVKIINPLSTQATQADGLSGNADAILHEIVALLEAYTSTGEMGAIDLRSLPLTPADYELLRDTLSEGEVHAHINAIGNSDIHETCYPGVWWLTYYNADGDTVAELLEITSVPQILKAPEEDMREGLARLRDRLTQLE, from the coding sequence ATGAGCACACTAGACCAAATCAGCGTAAAAATCATCAATCCACTGTCGACTCAGGCAACTCAGGCAGATGGCCTATCCGGCAATGCCGATGCCATCCTGCATGAAATTGTCGCGCTATTGGAAGCCTATACAAGCACTGGGGAAATGGGAGCAATTGATCTACGCAGCCTGCCCCTTACGCCTGCTGACTATGAGCTGCTGCGTGACACACTGTCTGAAGGCGAAGTCCATGCGCATATCAATGCGATAGGCAACTCAGATATACATGAGACCTGTTATCCAGGCGTATGGTGGCTGACTTATTACAATGCAGACGGCGATACCGTGGCCGAGTTATTAGAAATTACCAGCGTTCCCCAAATATTAAAAGCACCCGAGGAAGATATGCGTGAAGGATTAGCCCGTTTACGCGACCGATTAACGCAATTGGAATAG
- a CDS encoding hydrogenase small subunit — MNEPDTLGASLTRSGVSRRSFLKFCTAMASLMALPPSAAYAMADALNRAQRQSVIWLSFQECTGCVESLTRSFDPTLEQMIFEMISLDYQETLQAASGEAAELARKQAMKSSYGKYVLIVDGSIPTKDGGVYSTIAGISNYDMLVETAKGAAAIVAVGTCSAYGGIPHANPNPTGAVAVSDIIKDKPIMNVPGCPPIPSVIAGVLAYFVTYGKLPELDHIGRPKVFFADTIHDRCYRRPFYDQGKFAKTFDDEGARNGWCLYELGCKGPTTYNACATIKWNGGISFPIESGHGCLGCSEPNFWDKGSFYQPLPTPLADNAPVIAAATLGGIAVGTVAAVVSRKHQADISTKEEK; from the coding sequence ATGAACGAACCCGATACCCTGGGCGCAAGCCTGACACGTAGCGGCGTTAGCCGGCGATCCTTTCTCAAATTCTGCACCGCCATGGCTTCATTGATGGCATTACCTCCCAGCGCTGCTTATGCCATGGCTGACGCACTCAATCGAGCTCAACGCCAGTCGGTGATATGGCTATCATTTCAGGAATGCACCGGCTGTGTGGAGTCACTAACGCGTTCTTTCGATCCAACGCTGGAACAGATGATATTTGAAATGATCTCGCTGGATTATCAGGAGACGCTGCAAGCTGCATCTGGTGAAGCTGCTGAATTAGCACGTAAACAGGCAATGAAATCATCTTATGGCAAATATGTGCTGATAGTTGACGGCTCCATTCCCACCAAGGACGGTGGCGTATATTCTACGATAGCAGGTATATCCAACTACGACATGCTGGTCGAGACCGCCAAAGGCGCCGCTGCCATCGTCGCCGTGGGCACCTGTTCTGCATACGGTGGCATTCCTCACGCCAACCCCAATCCGACGGGTGCAGTAGCCGTATCAGATATCATCAAAGACAAGCCGATCATGAATGTGCCGGGCTGCCCGCCTATACCATCGGTGATTGCCGGCGTACTGGCCTATTTCGTCACCTACGGCAAACTGCCGGAACTCGATCACATCGGCCGACCCAAAGTGTTCTTCGCCGATACCATCCATGACCGTTGCTACCGTCGACCATTTTACGATCAAGGCAAGTTTGCCAAGACCTTCGACGACGAAGGCGCGCGCAATGGCTGGTGTCTGTATGAGCTAGGCTGTAAAGGCCCAACCACTTACAACGCCTGTGCCACAATTAAATGGAATGGTGGCATCAGCTTCCCCATCGAATCTGGGCACGGTTGTCTGGGTTGTTCCGAACCCAATTTCTGGGATAAAGGCAGCTTTTACCAGCCACTTCCCACGCCACTCGCCGACAATGCACCCGTCATTGCCGCGGCGACTCTGGGCGGAATCGCAGTAGGCACAGTTGCCGCGGTCGTCTCGCGCAAACACCAAGCCGACATCAGTACGAAAGAGGAGAAATAG